A genomic region of Dunckerocampus dactyliophorus isolate RoL2022-P2 chromosome 10, RoL_Ddac_1.1, whole genome shotgun sequence contains the following coding sequences:
- the fnbp1l gene encoding formin-binding protein 1-like isoform X7, with product MGHKVYGALMKYSQDLKAERKHHLQEGRKAQQYLDHCWKQMDNSKKKFERECKEAEKSQVTYERLDNDINATKSEVEKAKAQFYLRTHMADESKNEYAAQLQNFNAEQWKHFNNTIPHIFKNLQDMDQRRTVKLGETYRSFAEAERRVIPIISKCLEGMVSAAKAVDERKDSTIVVESFKSGFDPPGDFPFEDFSQNLSRTGSDGTITNTPKGDRDGAPGPRPDPKHTMSKTKNKLWLFGKKPKSPTSSPPPPPSSSSRPRSSQFFPPNRFSSDRVNHYLSEIKTTVPRIPQNLKGLRRGWSVKMAPSVEDFSHLPPEQRRKRLQQRIDELNKELQKEMDQRDALNKMKDVYEKTPQMGDPSSLQPKISETICNMEKLRSEIHKHETWLSEVEGKQSSRERRHSADNHHHTPQGRESPEGSYTEDTSQEHHTPHYHSSPPQPGHPSADPHEFDDEFDDDDPLPVIGHCKALYSFDGQNEGTLVMAEDEVLYIIEEDKGDGWTRARKQSGEEGYVPTTYVEITMEKNCKGAVTYI from the exons AGTAAAAAGAAGTTTGAGAGAGAATGTAAGGAAGCAGAGAAATCCCAGGTGACCTACGAGCGGTTAGACAACGACATCAATGCCACAAAATCAGAAGTTGAGAAG GCCAAAGCCCAGTTCTACCTGCGGACTCACATGGCTGATGAGAGTAAAAACGAATACGCTGCCCAGCTACAGAACTTCAATGCGGAGCAGTGGAAACATTTCAACAACACCATACCACACATCTTTAAG AATCTGCAAGATATGGATCAGCGTCGGACAGTGAAGCTCGGGGAGACGTACCGAAGCTTTGCCGAAGCAGAAAGAAGGGTCATTCCTATTATTTCAAAGTGTTTGGAAGGAATGGTTTCAGCTGCAAAAGCTGTTGATGAAAGAAAG GATTCAACCATTGTTGTGGAGTCATTTAAGTCTGGCTTTGACCCTCCAGGCGACTTCCCTTTCGAAGACTTCAGTCAGAATCTAAGTCGAACAGGGTCAGATGGGACCATCACCAATACACCCAAAGGCGACAGAGATGGGGCCCCGGGACCACGACCAGACCCAAAACACACAATGAGCAAAACCAAGAACAAACTCTGGCTCTTTGGAAAGAAACCAAAG TCCCCaacttcctctcctcctcccccaccttcctcctcctcccgccCACGATCCTCCCAATTTTTCCCTCCAAACCGGTTCAGCTCTGACAGAGTGAACCACTATCTTTCTGAGATAAAGACAACAGTACCCAGAATCCCCCAGAACTTGAAGGGCCTGAGAAGAGGG TGGTCTGTCAAGATG GCCCCATCAGTGGAGGACTTCAGCCACTTACCGCCTGAGCAGAGGAGAAAGAGGTTGCAGCAGAGAATTGATGAACTCAATAAGGAACTCCAGAAAGAGATGGATCAGAG AGATGCCCTGAACAAAATGAAGGATGTGTATGAGAAAACTCCTCAGATGGGCGACCCTAGCAGCCTGCAGCCCAAGATATCGGAGACTATATGCAACATGGAAAAGCTCCGTTCTGAAATCCACAAACATGAG ACTTGGTTATCTGAGGTGGAGGGAAAGCAGAGCTCCAGAGAGAGGAGACACAGTGCTGACAACCACCATCATACTCCTCAAGGCAGAGAGAG TCCTGAAGGCAGTTATACAGAAGACACCAGTCAGGAGCATCACACACCTCACTATCACTCCAGTCCCCCTCAGCCCGGACACCCCAGTGCTGACCCCCATGAGTTTGATGATGAATTTGATGATGATGACCCACTGCCTGTTATCGGACACTGCAAAGCTTTGTACAGTTTTGACG GTCAGAATGAGGGAACGTTAGTCATGGCAGAAGACGAG GTCTTGTATATCATTGAGGAGGATAAAGGTGACGGCTGGACGAGGGCCAGGAAGCAGAGTGGGGAGGAAGGTTACGTCCCCACCACCTATGTAGAAATCACCATGGAGAAGAACTGCAAAGGTGCTGTCACCTATATCTGA